The following are encoded together in the Flavihumibacter fluvii genome:
- a CDS encoding AMP-binding protein — MEYQSPLSMLFHWEKETPYELFLREPVEGEWQSWTWRQIALEVRQLGAALLALKLPKHSHIAILSKNSAHWMVCDLGIMLAGHVSVPLYPNTKPDNLKEILEHSESVVLFVGKLDNWDAIKNSIPAHIKCISLPFCMYEGCEHWSMFTGPHRPLQGNITRASSDLCSIIYTSGTSGAPKGAMFTFAAFSFVAQNAIAHLGFRQYDRFFSYLPLSHIAERVLVEMVSLYAGGQVYFAESLQSFAQNMADAKPTVFLGVHRIWSKFQQGVLAKMPQQKLNILLQVPFLAQYIKKKIRKDLGLHEASLVFTGASPTPPDLLRWFARIGINIQEAYAMTENCSYSHVTIKEKIRIGFVGQPLPDCEVRLGVDNEIQVKHFGMMKGYFKDPGKTAEAFTPDGFLKTGDEGFIDTDSFLKITGRIKDIFKTAKGKYVVPSPIEMKFATNPFVEQVCVVGSGLPQPMALVTLSAAGRKQTEPALAAALKKTMVTINASLDAHERLDKIIVLKDQWLVENNLLTPSLKIRRHEIEMRYAEFYEEWYNRKGAVIH, encoded by the coding sequence ATGGAATACCAGTCACCGCTTAGCATGTTGTTTCACTGGGAAAAGGAAACGCCCTACGAGCTTTTCCTTCGGGAACCTGTTGAAGGGGAATGGCAAAGCTGGACCTGGCGACAGATTGCCCTGGAAGTGCGCCAACTGGGTGCGGCCCTGCTGGCACTCAAACTGCCTAAGCATAGCCATATTGCCATCCTCTCAAAAAACAGCGCCCACTGGATGGTTTGTGATTTGGGCATTATGCTGGCTGGCCACGTGTCTGTTCCGCTTTATCCTAACACGAAACCAGACAACCTAAAGGAGATCCTGGAACACAGTGAGTCGGTTGTTTTATTTGTCGGGAAGCTGGATAACTGGGATGCCATAAAAAATAGCATCCCTGCGCATATAAAATGTATCTCGCTGCCATTTTGCATGTATGAGGGTTGTGAACATTGGTCCATGTTTACCGGGCCACACCGGCCATTGCAAGGCAATATCACCCGGGCGTCGAGTGACCTCTGCAGCATTATTTATACCTCAGGTACTTCCGGTGCTCCCAAAGGGGCTATGTTCACCTTTGCCGCTTTTTCTTTTGTTGCACAAAATGCCATCGCGCACCTGGGCTTCAGGCAGTACGACCGCTTTTTCTCTTACCTGCCGCTTTCGCATATTGCGGAACGGGTGCTGGTGGAGATGGTGAGTCTATATGCAGGCGGACAGGTTTATTTTGCTGAATCCCTGCAATCCTTCGCACAGAATATGGCAGACGCTAAGCCAACGGTTTTTCTCGGCGTTCACCGAATCTGGAGCAAATTCCAGCAGGGCGTATTGGCCAAAATGCCCCAGCAGAAATTAAACATCCTGCTGCAAGTGCCGTTCCTTGCCCAATACATCAAAAAGAAGATCCGGAAAGACCTCGGCTTGCACGAAGCTTCGCTGGTTTTTACCGGGGCTTCACCAACTCCGCCGGACCTGCTCAGGTGGTTTGCCCGGATTGGTATTAATATCCAGGAGGCCTATGCCATGACCGAGAATTGCAGCTATTCCCATGTTACCATAAAGGAAAAGATCCGCATTGGTTTTGTTGGCCAGCCGCTGCCGGATTGTGAGGTCCGCTTAGGGGTGGACAATGAAATCCAGGTGAAGCATTTCGGCATGATGAAAGGATATTTTAAAGACCCTGGTAAAACTGCTGAAGCGTTTACGCCGGATGGCTTCCTGAAAACCGGTGATGAAGGGTTTATTGATACGGACAGCTTCCTGAAAATTACCGGCAGGATAAAAGATATCTTTAAAACCGCGAAGGGAAAGTATGTGGTGCCTTCGCCCATTGAAATGAAGTTTGCCACCAACCCCTTTGTAGAACAGGTTTGCGTGGTGGGTTCCGGGCTGCCCCAGCCCATGGCCCTGGTTACTTTGTCGGCTGCCGGAAGGAAACAAACGGAACCTGCACTTGCTGCTGCTTTAAAGAAAACGATGGTGACGATTAATGCTTCGCTGGATGCGCATGAACGGCTGGATAAGATCATCGTCCTGAAGGACCAATGGCTGGTGGAGAATAACCTGCTTACGCCATCCCTGAAGATCAGGCGCCATGAGATTGAAATGCGCTATGCGGAATTTTACGAGGAATGGTATAACCGCAAGGGGGCTGTCATCCATTGA
- a CDS encoding FAD-binding domain-containing protein — translation MALKFPTGFESILEKIDQVDPLQYGRTRNYVDGAITGLSPYISRGVISTRQVLERVMEKGYTLPEISSFVKELCWRDYFQRLGQVKDLNQDIKQPQQPVLNDGIPSQILQAATGIKGIDNAIAQLYDSGYMHNHCRMYTASLVCNIAKCHWYHPAQWMYYHLLDGDWASNACSWQWVAGANSHKKYYANQENINKYTHTSQQNTYLDDSYAAIEAMETPDQLLVTQKFIPGIELPVSAAIQLNARLPTFIYNYYNLDPLWHQHEAGNRILLIDPDFFSAYPVSKKCIEFMLALSKNIPGLQVYRGSFEAFLKQYNVSDIYYKEHPLNVGYTGTMDARDWIAPEVFGYHPSFFAYWKKVEKYLYKNY, via the coding sequence ATGGCGTTGAAATTTCCAACAGGCTTTGAAAGTATTCTTGAAAAAATTGACCAGGTTGATCCGTTACAATATGGCAGGACGCGCAACTACGTTGACGGTGCGATAACCGGTTTGTCGCCCTATATTTCAAGAGGCGTCATCAGCACCAGGCAAGTGCTTGAAAGGGTTATGGAAAAGGGCTATACGCTCCCGGAAATCAGCTCCTTTGTAAAAGAATTATGCTGGCGGGATTATTTCCAGCGGCTGGGCCAGGTTAAAGATTTGAACCAGGATATAAAACAACCGCAACAGCCCGTTTTGAATGATGGGATTCCTTCACAAATTTTACAGGCTGCAACCGGTATAAAGGGTATTGACAATGCTATAGCGCAATTATACGACAGTGGCTACATGCACAATCATTGCAGGATGTACACGGCTTCCCTGGTGTGTAATATTGCAAAATGCCATTGGTATCATCCGGCCCAATGGATGTATTACCATTTACTGGATGGGGATTGGGCCAGTAATGCCTGCAGCTGGCAGTGGGTTGCGGGTGCCAACAGCCATAAAAAGTATTATGCCAACCAGGAGAACATCAATAAATACACACACACCAGCCAACAAAACACGTATTTGGATGATTCGTATGCGGCAATTGAGGCAATGGAAACTCCCGATCAATTGTTGGTCACCCAAAAGTTCATTCCTGGAATTGAATTGCCGGTTAGCGCGGCCATTCAACTTAATGCGAGGCTGCCAACTTTTATCTATAATTACTACAACCTCGATCCGTTATGGCACCAGCATGAAGCCGGTAACCGGATTTTACTGATTGATCCGGATTTTTTTTCGGCCTACCCGGTGAGTAAAAAATGTATTGAATTTATGCTGGCGCTAAGTAAGAATATTCCAGGTTTGCAGGTGTACCGCGGGTCTTTTGAAGCTTTTTTGAAGCAGTATAATGTAAGCGATATCTATTATAAGGAACATCCACTGAATGTTGGATATACGGGAACAATGGATGCAAGGGATTGGATCGCACCGGAAGTCTTCGGTTATCATCCTTCTTTTTTTGCCTATTGGAAAAAAGTTGAGAAGTACTTATATAAAAATTATTGA
- a CDS encoding TIGR03643 family protein, with protein MRLKCAMRNFTRNGITARGLSSIEQMPAFYVNANITYYLLMEQKDIDRIIEMAWEDRTPFEAIKIQFGFSEADVIALMRKELKRGSFNLWRKRVNSGTSQKHAKKRHPGINRFKCTLQKTISMNKISKR; from the coding sequence ATGAGATTGAAATGCGCTATGCGGAATTTTACGAGGAATGGTATAACCGCAAGGGGGCTGTCATCCATTGAACAAATGCCTGCGTTTTATGTTAACGCAAACATCACCTATTATCTATTGATGGAACAAAAAGATATTGACAGAATAATTGAAATGGCCTGGGAAGACCGGACACCTTTTGAAGCCATCAAAATACAGTTTGGTTTTTCAGAGGCTGATGTAATTGCCTTAATGCGGAAAGAATTAAAACGGGGCAGTTTTAATTTGTGGAGAAAGCGGGTAAACAGCGGCACCAGCCAAAAGCATGCAAAAAAAAGACATCCCGGAATAAACCGGTTTAAATGCACGCTTCAAAAAACCATTTCGATGAATAAAATAAGCAAGCGATAG